A genomic window from Flavobacterium phycosphaerae includes:
- a CDS encoding DUF6986 family protein yields the protein MTIPSNKKEQLFQSLSKANNTFNEIYPGDRSERQPVHTLYGGANLFKSDAPIALGHRALEILETYAPNHEVFGKAFGLTGGNDFSKRIYDKVVAKLKSEAIEDFRIDFEDGYGNRSNEEEDATAESAAKEVAKGMADKTLSPFIGIRIKPFTEEMRERGLRTLDIFLSTLVKETGGKLPENFVVMLPKVTIPEQPETLANFFTILEEELGLTKGVLKMEMMVETTQAIMDINGTNPLYRFIRAAQGRCIAMHFGTYDYTASCSITAKYQEMDHPVCDFAHHMTKVALAHTGIWLSDGATNTMPIGPHRGDLTPEQEEENRQVVHRAWKKGYDHIRHSLWNGYYQGWDLNPAQFPMRYAAVYAFFLESYDDAVDRLKTFVEKAARATLIGDVFDDAATGQGLLNYFLRALNSGAITEEEVLATGLTLDEIRGRSFKKILENRKAK from the coding sequence ATGACAATTCCTTCCAATAAAAAAGAACAATTGTTCCAAAGCTTGAGCAAAGCCAATAACACTTTTAACGAAATATATCCCGGCGACCGAAGCGAGCGTCAACCGGTGCACACGTTGTACGGCGGGGCCAATCTTTTCAAGTCGGATGCACCAATTGCGTTGGGACATAGAGCTTTAGAAATTTTAGAAACCTATGCACCCAATCATGAAGTTTTCGGAAAAGCTTTTGGCTTAACCGGAGGCAATGATTTCAGCAAGCGCATCTATGATAAAGTAGTAGCCAAATTGAAATCGGAAGCCATTGAAGATTTTCGTATTGATTTTGAAGACGGTTACGGAAACCGCAGTAACGAAGAAGAAGACGCTACAGCTGAATCAGCGGCGAAAGAAGTGGCTAAAGGGATGGCTGACAAAACCCTTTCTCCTTTCATCGGAATTCGTATCAAACCGTTTACCGAAGAAATGAGAGAGCGCGGTTTACGAACATTGGATATTTTCCTGAGTACCTTGGTAAAAGAAACGGGAGGGAAGCTACCTGAGAATTTTGTGGTAATGCTACCGAAAGTGACCATACCGGAACAACCGGAAACCTTGGCCAATTTCTTTACCATTTTAGAAGAAGAATTAGGCTTAACAAAAGGAGTTCTGAAAATGGAAATGATGGTCGAAACGACACAAGCCATTATGGATATTAACGGAACCAATCCGTTATACCGATTCATTAGAGCCGCTCAAGGAAGATGTATCGCTATGCACTTCGGAACTTATGATTATACTGCCAGTTGCAGCATCACGGCCAAATACCAAGAAATGGATCATCCGGTTTGTGATTTTGCGCACCACATGACTAAAGTAGCCTTGGCTCATACCGGAATTTGGTTAAGCGACGGCGCTACGAATACAATGCCAATTGGGCCACATCGTGGTGATTTAACTCCGGAACAAGAAGAAGAAAACAGACAAGTGGTCCACAGAGCTTGGAAAAAAGGATATGACCACATTCGCCACTCGTTATGGAATGGGTATTATCAAGGTTGGGATTTGAATCCGGCGCAGTTTCCTATGCGTTATGCTGCGGTATATGCCTTCTTTTTAGAAAGTTATGATGATGCGGTTGATCGTTTGAAAACTTTTGTGGAAAAAGCGGCGAGAGCGACTTTAATCGGTGATGTATTTGATGATGCCGCTACCGGACAAGGATTATTGAATTATTTCCTAAGAGCTTTAAACAGTGGTGCCATAACTGAAGAAGAAGTATTAGCAACGGGATTGACTTTAGACGAAATTCGCGGCCGTTCTTTCAAGAAAATTTTAGAAAACAGAAAGGCAAAATAA
- the uraD gene encoding 2-oxo-4-hydroxy-4-carboxy-5-ureidoimidazoline decarboxylase, whose amino-acid sequence MNLLAFNTLPEETAKRELFACCGSTKWTNSMMSHFPFASEKLLVDLSAKIWYDDCAESDWRESFTHHPKIGDVKSLTEKFAGKEQAGVAVATTETIEALAKANTDYENKNGFIFIVCATGKSAEEMLQILLDRLQNTPEEELHIAMGEQQKISIIRFKKLLTDGDFSFLKVSQITTHVLDTAVGLPGKNISIRLQAKRNNVWQTIAQGITNNDGRIPDLLPQERNLKPDTYKMVFDTGSYYKNQNLKTFYPEVEIQFTTFDETHYHVPLLVNPFGYSTYRGS is encoded by the coding sequence ATGAATTTACTAGCATTTAATACATTACCGGAAGAAACGGCAAAAAGAGAATTATTCGCTTGTTGTGGTTCGACAAAATGGACCAATTCTATGATGTCTCATTTTCCGTTTGCCTCCGAAAAACTATTGGTGGATTTGTCGGCTAAGATTTGGTACGACGACTGTGCCGAAAGTGATTGGAGAGAATCCTTTACACACCATCCGAAAATTGGCGATGTAAAAAGTCTGACTGAAAAATTTGCCGGAAAAGAACAAGCGGGAGTAGCCGTAGCCACTACAGAAACAATCGAAGCTTTGGCCAAAGCCAATACCGATTACGAAAATAAAAACGGTTTCATCTTTATTGTGTGTGCCACCGGAAAATCAGCCGAAGAAATGTTGCAAATTCTTTTGGACCGATTGCAAAATACTCCCGAAGAAGAGTTGCATATTGCCATGGGCGAACAACAAAAAATTTCTATCATTCGGTTTAAAAAGTTATTGACTGATGGCGATTTCAGTTTCTTGAAAGTAAGTCAAATCACCACGCATGTTTTAGATACAGCCGTTGGTTTACCGGGGAAGAATATTTCCATTCGATTGCAAGCGAAACGCAACAATGTATGGCAGACCATTGCTCAGGGAATTACCAATAATGACGGTAGAATTCCCGATTTATTGCCACAAGAAAGAAACCTAAAACCCGATACCTACAAAATGGTTTTCGATACCGGAAGCTATTATAAAAACCAAAACCTGAAAACATTTTATCCCGAAGTGGAAATTCAGTTTACTACTTTTGATGAAACCCACTATCACGTTCCGTTGTTAGTCAATCCTTTTGGATACAGCACTTACAGAGGAAGCTAA
- a CDS encoding urate hydroxylase PuuD encodes MKINLFILIILYVVYFSVLITLGYLSYKMPKIKVSKADEHSEDTEDIKVSSQNYIYTGILLSIVGILVNTYFLVQGTPLESHMMEWLNIVIRLMHITFGIAWIGASFYFVFLENALNRTEDVRDELAGNLWAVHGGGFYYLEKYKIAPKTIPKHLHWFKYEAYFTWLSGFCLLFVVYYFNASAFLIDKNVLDITATQGILTGVGSFIMAWLLYDVMCKSRLIKNQLAFALVGFVLLIGFAFFYCHVFSARAAYIHFGAMIGSLMVANVFFVIIPGQKEMVRCAKLVIPLDPSLGKKALARSLHNNYFTLPVLFVMVSNHFPSTFGYEYPWLVLAIISLGAAGVKHYLNLKEKKQLNVWILPVSVIILLSACFITAPSTNPYECKKEVSITEVQEIVQKRCVQCHSSNPTDDTYKVAPNGVKYDTPDDIFKKKDLIMQRVVITKTMPQNNKTNITEEERNTIRCWIEQGANLK; translated from the coding sequence GTGAAAATCAACTTATTCATATTAATCATCTTGTATGTGGTCTACTTCAGTGTTTTGATTACGCTGGGATATTTGTCATACAAAATGCCGAAAATAAAGGTCAGTAAAGCAGATGAACATTCGGAAGATACGGAAGATATTAAGGTTTCAAGCCAAAATTATATTTACACAGGAATTCTGTTATCTATCGTAGGTATTTTGGTGAATACTTATTTTTTAGTACAAGGAACACCATTAGAAAGTCATATGATGGAATGGCTCAATATCGTCATTCGATTAATGCATATCACCTTCGGTATTGCTTGGATTGGCGCCTCTTTTTACTTTGTGTTTTTGGAGAATGCCTTAAACCGAACGGAAGACGTGCGCGATGAATTGGCCGGAAATCTTTGGGCTGTTCACGGTGGTGGATTTTATTATTTGGAAAAATATAAAATAGCGCCAAAGACTATTCCGAAACATTTACATTGGTTCAAATACGAAGCTTATTTTACTTGGCTTTCCGGTTTTTGCTTATTGTTTGTGGTGTATTATTTTAATGCGTCCGCTTTCTTAATCGATAAAAATGTTTTAGATATAACAGCTACTCAAGGTATTTTGACAGGAGTGGGTTCTTTCATAATGGCTTGGCTGCTCTATGATGTGATGTGTAAATCGCGTTTAATCAAAAATCAATTAGCATTTGCTTTGGTTGGTTTTGTTTTATTGATAGGCTTCGCTTTCTTTTATTGCCATGTGTTTAGCGCTCGTGCGGCTTATATTCATTTTGGTGCCATGATAGGCAGTTTGATGGTAGCTAATGTATTTTTCGTTATTATTCCCGGACAAAAAGAAATGGTGCGTTGCGCCAAACTGGTTATTCCGCTAGATCCAAGCCTAGGAAAAAAAGCCTTAGCCCGTTCGTTGCACAACAACTATTTTACCTTACCGGTGTTGTTCGTGATGGTGAGTAATCATTTTCCATCAACCTTTGGGTATGAATATCCATGGTTGGTTTTAGCTATTATTTCATTAGGTGCGGCCGGTGTAAAACACTATTTGAATTTAAAAGAAAAAAAACAACTCAACGTTTGGATATTACCGGTTTCGGTAATAATTCTATTGTCAGCTTGTTTCATCACTGCGCCAAGTACCAATCCTTACGAATGTAAAAAAGAGGTGAGCATTACCGAAGTTCAGGAAATTGTACAAAAGCGTTGTGTGCAATGCCACTCTTCCAATCCTACGGATGACACATATAAAGTGGCTCCAAATGGAGTAAAATATGATACTCCGGATGATATTTTCAAGAAAAAAGATTTGATTATGCAGCGCGTGGTAATTACCAAAACAATGCCGCAAAACAATAAAACCAACATCACTGAGGAAGAACGAAATACCATCCGATGTTGGATTGAACAAGGTGCAAACCTGAAATAA
- the alc gene encoding allantoicase: protein MAFAKVTEIIKESPAFTQLTDLAAERLGGKVLYATDDFFAEKENLIMPTRGIFIHDKYTDRGKWMDGWESRRKRTPGHDWAVIQLATSGKITGFDIDTNFFLGNHPPHASIEAVNLESTDGITDWENVAWKEILPKSHLDAGSQNFYECESNEIYTHLRLHIYPDGGVARFRVYGEVFKNWDAVSVTEELDLAAAINGGQAIACNDMFFSAMSNLIMPNRGVNMGDGWETKRNRTPNNRDWVILKLAHKGMVDRIIVDTCHFKGNYPDSCSIEACVSDNDDVVNNTDWKTLLPQQKLSADHIHEFGSEVNALGAITHIRLNIFPDGGVSRLRIFGKISK from the coding sequence ATGGCTTTTGCAAAAGTAACAGAGATTATCAAAGAATCACCGGCATTTACACAACTAACCGATTTGGCTGCAGAGCGTTTAGGCGGTAAAGTATTATATGCTACGGATGATTTTTTTGCCGAAAAAGAAAACCTAATTATGCCGACTCGAGGCATTTTTATTCATGATAAATATACCGACCGTGGAAAATGGATGGACGGTTGGGAAAGCCGAAGAAAAAGAACGCCCGGACACGATTGGGCTGTTATTCAATTAGCTACTTCGGGAAAAATTACCGGTTTTGATATTGATACTAATTTCTTTTTAGGCAACCATCCACCACACGCTTCCATAGAAGCAGTTAATTTAGAAAGTACTGACGGAATTACCGATTGGGAAAACGTAGCTTGGAAAGAAATTTTACCAAAATCACATTTAGATGCGGGTTCACAGAACTTTTATGAGTGTGAAAGTAATGAAATCTACACCCATTTGCGTTTGCATATTTATCCGGATGGAGGTGTAGCGCGTTTCCGTGTTTATGGCGAAGTATTCAAAAATTGGGATGCTGTTTCGGTAACAGAGGAACTTGATTTAGCTGCGGCTATCAATGGGGGACAGGCCATTGCTTGTAACGATATGTTCTTCAGTGCGATGAGCAATTTGATTATGCCAAACCGCGGTGTTAATATGGGTGACGGCTGGGAAACCAAAAGAAACCGAACGCCAAACAACCGTGATTGGGTTATCTTAAAATTGGCGCACAAAGGAATGGTTGACCGAATCATTGTCGATACTTGTCATTTCAAAGGAAATTATCCTGACAGTTGTTCTATTGAAGCTTGTGTTTCTGATAACGATGATGTCGTAAATAACACCGATTGGAAAACGTTATTGCCGCAACAAAAGTTGAGCGCCGACCATATTCATGAATTTGGTTCCGAAGTAAATGCTTTGGGAGCCATAACCCATATTCGTTTGAATATCTTCCCGGATGGTGGTGTAAGTCGATTAAGAATCTTTGGAAAAATCAGTAAGTAG
- the allB gene encoding allantoinase AllB has protein sequence MHSRKIYSNRVWIDNQLQPATLCFDNGAITAIHFEKSATAEDFGNAVIMPGVIDVHVHVNEPGRTEWEGFDTATQAAAAGGTTTIIDMPLNASPVTTTLKAFEQKLESTTGKMNTNVGFYAGLIPGNSPQLEAMMQAGVVGVKCFLTHSGIDEFPNVTEKDLDEAMPIIAKYQVPLLAHCELYDAEVECDFENNPTSYRHYLASRPKKWENDAIDLMIRKCREHNCPVHIVHVASAEALVQIEAAKKEGLPITAETCTQYIYFNAEAIPDASCIYKCAPPIREKANNDQLKQAFSTGVLDFITTDHSPAPPNIKEMESGNLKKAWGGIAGIQFLLNGSWTAMKEIMTLEQFIPLVTSKPADFIKAKNKGTIEIGKDADFVIWHPEESEIISENDILFRYKISPYIGQNLYGTVSETIVNGETVYQNKSIKNKNKGQWLLQK, from the coding sequence TTGCACTCAAGAAAAATATACAGCAACCGCGTTTGGATTGACAACCAATTACAACCGGCCACCCTTTGTTTCGATAACGGAGCCATTACCGCTATTCATTTTGAAAAATCAGCTACTGCCGAAGACTTTGGCAATGCTGTGATAATGCCAGGTGTTATTGATGTACATGTGCATGTTAACGAACCCGGAAGAACCGAATGGGAAGGTTTTGACACTGCCACGCAAGCCGCCGCCGCCGGAGGAACAACAACGATTATCGACATGCCTTTAAATGCGAGTCCGGTAACGACCACTTTAAAAGCTTTTGAACAAAAGTTAGAATCAACCACCGGCAAAATGAATACTAATGTGGGTTTCTACGCCGGATTAATTCCCGGAAATTCACCACAGTTGGAAGCGATGATGCAAGCCGGAGTGGTAGGCGTAAAATGTTTTTTGACACATTCCGGAATTGATGAATTTCCGAATGTGACGGAGAAAGATTTAGACGAAGCGATGCCGATTATTGCTAAATACCAAGTGCCTTTGTTAGCCCATTGTGAGTTGTATGATGCCGAAGTGGAATGCGATTTTGAAAACAATCCAACTAGCTATCGACATTATCTCGCCAGTCGACCAAAGAAATGGGAGAACGATGCGATTGATTTAATGATTCGGAAATGCCGAGAGCATAATTGCCCGGTTCATATTGTTCATGTTGCTTCTGCGGAAGCTTTGGTCCAAATTGAAGCGGCTAAAAAGGAAGGATTGCCAATCACAGCTGAAACCTGCACCCAATATATTTACTTCAATGCAGAAGCCATTCCGGATGCGAGTTGTATATATAAATGTGCGCCGCCAATCAGAGAGAAAGCCAACAATGACCAACTAAAACAAGCTTTTTCAACTGGAGTTTTAGATTTCATCACGACCGACCATTCGCCGGCACCGCCCAATATCAAAGAAATGGAAAGTGGTAATTTAAAGAAAGCTTGGGGCGGTATAGCGGGAATTCAGTTTTTACTAAATGGTTCTTGGACAGCCATGAAAGAGATTATGACTTTGGAACAATTTATTCCGTTAGTGACATCAAAACCTGCGGATTTTATTAAAGCTAAAAACAAAGGAACCATTGAAATTGGTAAAGACGCGGATTTTGTGATTTGGCATCCGGAAGAAAGTGAAATCATCAGTGAAAATGACATTCTTTTCAGATATAAAATAAGTCCTTACATTGGGCAAAACTTATACGGAACCGTTTCCGAAACCATAGTAAACGGAGAAACAGTCTATCAAAATAAATCAATAAAAAATAAAAATAAAGGACAATGGCTTTTGCAAAAGTAA
- a CDS encoding MBG domain-containing protein, whose protein sequence is MKLILCNPKSKLLFFFLFLVFSSNTISAANYRVTAISVGSQSTTVTYGTVSSTTYTLTLSEIGNGNPASTSILSINWTPPTGVTVSGLGTINLTGDGQTVTFTVTTSANTPAGTTSFTISSTNYAVTSSGANFVVSKRSVTITANNASKPYGTTQSTPVTGATAFTVSGLAGSETIGSVTLSYSGGAISASSSVGSTSSIIPNTAVGGTFTASNYTITYVNGTLTVVKATPTVTPTIGTYTYDATAQGPNSATNTGSSTSYTYSYIGTGTTSYGPSATRPSNAGTYTVTVTVASNTNYNSASSVATAFTIQKAALTITASNASKSYGTTYTLGSVAFSATGLLSGQTIGGVTLTSTGAVSSAAVGAYLIVPSAATGGTFNVNNYTITYVNGTLTVVKATPTVTPTIGTYTYNATAQGPNSATNTGSSTSYTYSYTGTGTTTYGPSAIRPSNAGTYTVTVTVDTNTNYNSASSAATAFTIQKAVLTITASNASKSYGTTYALGTSAFSATGLLGGQTIGGVTLTSSGAVSSAAVGTYPIVPSAATGGTFNAVNYTITYTNGTLTVSTGSSGGVISGDSSICSGSTATLVLSGYIGNVIRWEYGVSPYTTWSTIANTSTTYTTTALTQTTQFRAVVQNGSSPAVISTIAAVTVGNSTSWDGNAWSNGTPDASKAVVLAGAYTSNGTNIEACSLTVNNNAVVTIASGDSVTLSGAVTVASGSSLTFQNNANLIQSGTTNTNSGTVIIKRESAMIKRLDYTLWSSPVSGQQLQAFSPQTMSNRFYSYNSATNVYDQIVAPSTINFETAKGYLIRASNTQSATELQPWLGQFTGVPNNGNYTFTLTGTGVGNRFNLIGNPYPSPIYADDFINNANNAVTITGTLYFWRKINGSLTPSYCTLTPLGGFVSNGHPSANAFGQNPNIAIEPGQGFFVEATGNGNGTVQFTNSMRTNSHNNLFLKAAAFERNRIWLNATTTNGAFSQMMVGYLTNATQGVDNYIDGKYINDGEIALTSLIGTTPYAIQGRALPFDAGDVVPMSFKTATAGDCTIAIDHSDGFFSEGQEVYLRDNVTGTVHNLSSGGYTFTSEAGTFDTRFELLYQLPLGVSNPQFNASQVVIYRDAGNNLIINTGNESMATVKIFDINGKLILEKRDIHNAQTSMFIGLSNEVVLVQITSESGTIVTKKYLLQRMTLKKDKPALEKTQIANDE, encoded by the coding sequence ATGAAATTAATTTTATGTAACCCCAAGAGTAAACTGCTCTTTTTTTTCTTGTTTTTAGTATTCTCTTCTAATACTATTTCAGCTGCTAATTACAGAGTTACCGCTATCAGTGTTGGTTCACAATCGACAACGGTAACATATGGAACAGTTTCAAGCACCACCTACACATTGACCCTTAGCGAGATAGGTAATGGAAATCCGGCTTCAACAAGTATACTGTCAATAAACTGGACGCCCCCTACAGGGGTAACCGTTTCAGGTTTAGGAACAATTAATTTAACCGGTGACGGGCAAACGGTAACTTTTACGGTTACTACATCGGCTAACACACCGGCAGGGACAACATCATTTACTATATCAAGTACAAATTATGCTGTGACATCAAGCGGAGCTAATTTTGTTGTAAGTAAAAGAAGCGTAACCATTACGGCTAATAATGCCAGTAAACCTTATGGTACTACACAATCTACTCCGGTTACAGGAGCCACCGCTTTTACGGTCAGTGGTTTAGCCGGTAGTGAAACGATTGGCAGTGTAACACTTTCTTATTCAGGGGGAGCTATCAGCGCATCATCATCAGTAGGTTCAACCTCCTCAATTATACCTAATACTGCTGTTGGTGGTACTTTTACAGCCAGCAACTATACTATTACTTATGTTAACGGAACCTTGACGGTTGTCAAAGCAACTCCAACAGTTACTCCAACTATTGGAACCTATACTTATGATGCAACTGCTCAAGGCCCCAATTCGGCAACCAATACCGGTTCAAGTACCAGTTATACCTATAGTTATATCGGTACTGGAACTACAAGTTACGGACCATCAGCGACTCGACCAAGTAATGCCGGAACTTATACCGTAACGGTTACGGTTGCTAGTAACACAAATTATAATTCGGCAAGTTCAGTAGCCACTGCATTTACAATTCAAAAGGCGGCACTTACAATCACAGCTTCCAATGCTTCTAAAAGCTATGGTACAACTTATACCTTAGGATCAGTGGCTTTCTCCGCTACCGGTTTATTAAGTGGACAAACTATAGGAGGTGTTACCTTAACCAGTACAGGAGCTGTTTCGTCAGCAGCAGTCGGTGCATACCTAATAGTTCCATCAGCTGCAACTGGTGGTACTTTTAATGTCAATAATTATACTATTACTTATGTTAACGGTACTTTGACGGTTGTAAAAGCAACTCCAACAGTAACACCAACTATTGGGACATATACTTATAATGCAACAGCTCAAGGCCCCAATTCGGCAACCAATACCGGTTCAAGTACCAGTTATACTTATAGCTATACCGGTACTGGCACCACTACTTATGGCCCATCAGCTATTCGACCAAGCAATGCCGGAACTTACACCGTTACGGTTACGGTAGATACTAACACAAACTATAATTCGGCAAGCTCAGCAGCCACTGCATTTACAATTCAAAAGGCAGTGCTTACGATTACAGCTTCCAATGCCTCAAAAAGCTACGGAACAACTTATGCCTTAGGAACATCCGCTTTCTCCGCTACCGGTTTATTAGGCGGACAAACCATAGGAGGTGTAACCTTAACAAGTTCAGGAGCTGTCTCGTCTGCAGCTGTCGGAACATACCCAATAGTTCCATCTGCGGCAACGGGTGGTACTTTTAATGCGGTGAATTATACTATTACTTATACAAACGGAACATTAACGGTTAGTACCGGTTCATCCGGTGGTGTCATATCAGGCGATTCAAGTATTTGTAGCGGAAGCACAGCCACACTGGTATTATCAGGTTATATAGGTAATGTCATTCGTTGGGAATATGGTGTAAGTCCGTATACCACTTGGTCAACAATAGCCAATACTAGTACAACTTATACCACAACAGCCTTGACACAAACTACCCAATTCAGAGCGGTTGTTCAAAATGGGAGTAGTCCTGCGGTAATTTCGACTATTGCTGCGGTAACTGTGGGTAATTCAACTTCATGGGATGGCAATGCTTGGAGCAACGGAACACCGGATGCGAGCAAAGCAGTAGTGCTTGCCGGAGCCTATACATCGAACGGTACCAATATAGAGGCTTGTTCCTTAACCGTAAACAACAATGCTGTGGTTACTATTGCTTCTGGTGATTCGGTTACATTGAGCGGAGCGGTAACGGTAGCTTCCGGAAGTTCATTGACTTTTCAAAACAACGCCAATTTAATTCAAAGCGGTACTACTAATACGAATTCGGGTACCGTAATTATCAAACGCGAAAGTGCTATGATTAAGCGCCTTGACTATACTTTGTGGTCATCTCCGGTATCAGGCCAACAATTACAAGCATTTTCACCACAAACCATGAGCAATCGATTTTATTCTTATAATTCGGCCACCAATGTCTATGATCAGATTGTTGCTCCCTCAACCATTAATTTCGAAACCGCAAAAGGCTATTTGATCAGAGCTTCTAATACGCAATCGGCGACCGAATTACAACCGTGGTTGGGTCAGTTTACCGGGGTTCCGAATAACGGAAATTATACCTTTACATTAACCGGTACTGGTGTTGGAAATCGTTTTAATTTAATTGGAAACCCTTATCCGTCACCAATTTATGCAGATGATTTTATCAACAATGCCAACAATGCTGTTACGATTACCGGTACTTTGTATTTCTGGAGAAAAATTAACGGGTCATTGACACCAAGCTATTGTACCCTTACCCCGCTGGGAGGATTTGTGAGTAACGGTCACCCGTCGGCAAATGCTTTTGGGCAAAATCCAAACATAGCTATAGAACCGGGACAAGGCTTTTTTGTTGAAGCTACCGGAAATGGGAATGGTACTGTACAATTTACCAATTCCATGCGAACCAATTCACATAATAATCTTTTCCTAAAAGCAGCCGCGTTCGAGCGCAATCGTATTTGGCTAAATGCTACAACAACCAACGGAGCTTTTTCACAAATGATGGTAGGCTATTTAACCAATGCTACTCAGGGAGTGGATAATTACATAGATGGGAAGTATATTAATGATGGCGAAATTGCCTTAACATCTTTAATAGGTACTACACCATACGCCATTCAGGGAAGAGCTTTGCCGTTTGATGCCGGGGATGTAGTTCCGATGAGTTTTAAAACAGCTACGGCCGGTGATTGCACTATTGCCATAGATCACTCTGACGGATTCTTTTCAGAGGGGCAGGAGGTATATTTAAGAGATAATGTTACCGGAACGGTGCACAACCTGAGTTCAGGAGGCTATACCTTTACATCGGAAGCCGGTACTTTTGACACCCGATTTGAATTGCTTTACCAATTGCCATTGGGAGTTTCTAATCCTCAATTTAACGCAAGTCAGGTAGTTATTTATAGAGATGCCGGAAATAATTTAATTATCAATACCGGTAATGAAAGTATGGCTACTGTAAAAATATTTGATATCAACGGAAAATTAATTCTGGAGAAAAGAGACATTCACAATGCACAAACTTCAATGTTTATTGGCTTGTCAAATGAAGTGGTATTGGTACAAATTACTTCGGAGAGTGGTACTATAGTGACCAAAAAATACCTATTACAAAGAATGACCCTTAAGAAAGATAAGCCGGCATTAGAAAAAACACAAATTGCCAACGATGAGTAG
- the moaA gene encoding GTP 3',8-cyclase MoaA, giving the protein MENNRELQDSFGREHTYLRISITEHCNLRCAYCMPEEGIALTPKPHLMTANEIIHIAKTFVELGVTKIRLTGGEPLVRKDAKDIILQLGNLGVDLTLTTNGILVPNFIETFKIAGIKTINISIDSLVKEKFNKITRRNYFETVFENIDLLLTEGFRVKLNVVLMKDFNEDEIIDFIELTKHKNIQVRFIEFMPFTGNQWDKSKLVSYAEILGTIQSEYAFSEIERLTDALNDTAKNFKIKAHLGSFAIISSVTNPFCTTCNRIRLTADGKLKNCLFSNSETSLLETLRAGESILPLIHKNLLSKKAVRGGMDDDLKFQNPDLFSQNRSMITIGG; this is encoded by the coding sequence ATGGAAAATAACCGGGAGTTGCAAGATTCTTTTGGACGAGAGCATACGTATTTGCGCATTTCGATTACCGAACATTGTAATTTGAGATGTGCTTATTGTATGCCCGAAGAAGGAATAGCGCTAACACCAAAACCCCATTTAATGACGGCTAATGAAATTATTCATATTGCCAAAACCTTTGTTGAATTGGGCGTGACCAAAATACGATTGACCGGTGGAGAGCCTTTGGTACGAAAAGATGCTAAAGACATTATCCTGCAATTAGGGAATTTGGGAGTCGATTTGACCCTTACGACTAACGGAATTCTGGTTCCGAATTTCATTGAAACGTTTAAAATTGCCGGAATCAAAACAATAAACATCAGCATTGACAGTTTAGTTAAAGAAAAATTCAACAAAATAACCCGAAGAAATTATTTTGAAACCGTTTTCGAAAATATAGATTTATTACTTACTGAAGGTTTTAGAGTAAAACTCAATGTAGTCTTGATGAAAGATTTTAACGAGGATGAAATCATTGATTTTATTGAATTGACTAAACATAAAAACATTCAAGTTCGTTTTATTGAATTCATGCCTTTTACCGGCAATCAATGGGATAAATCAAAACTGGTTTCTTATGCCGAAATTCTGGGAACCATACAATCCGAATATGCATTTAGCGAAATTGAACGTTTGACAGATGCTCTGAATGATACTGCGAAGAATTTTAAAATTAAAGCTCATTTGGGTAGTTTTGCCATTATCAGTTCGGTTACCAATCCGTTTTGTACTACCTGTAATCGTATTCGTTTAACGGCAGACGGCAAGTTGAAAAATTGTTTGTTTTCGAATTCTGAAACCTCTTTGCTCGAAACCTTACGCGCCGGAGAATCTATCCTTCCCTTGATTCATAAAAATTTACTTTCCAAAAAAGCCGTCCGTGGTGGTATGGATGACGATTTGAAATTTCAAAACCCTGATTTGTTTTCCCAAAACCGCAGTATGATTACTATTGGTGGTTAG